Part of the Augochlora pura isolate Apur16 chromosome 10, APUR_v2.2.1, whole genome shotgun sequence genome, aaataaacctCCAGTAATAAACATTACtgtattttgataatttcaatttttaaattaagtattttaaatactgtttatcttttcttttctttttttttcaaaaatgtaagAGTTTGATTAATTGTGGACGAGCCGATCTTCACCTTCAGCCGAGTTTCATCTTCGTGATTTACAAGAGGTTGTAAGGTGGATTTGATACCAGCAGCTGGTATATACGGAAAGAGGAGATGAATTCAATGAATCGAACTATGATATAAGTATACAGTTGAACCTCGATAACTCGAAACTTAAGAGAAACGCTAAAATCTTCGAATTATAGAAATTCTGACTTATCGAGGTTttggaaagaaaagaaattgaattctgAAAGGTGTTATGTTGGAATCCCGGGTGAAGAATTACATCAGTTATTAtgataactttattttacgtgAAATATTCTTATACGCAGAatcaacaataattatttaagaaagacTTTTAAGATTACATGCCGTGATGATGATGAAAAGAAGATGACCGTTTTGATTTGACTCGCCATGGGGTTTATCGGGgcctgtataatatattatggtaCACCGAAAAAGAGGAGGGGGAGACAACTAAGAGTGACTAATTTGAGTTTCGCTTCGATTTTGAACGGAAGACGGACAAGGAGATGACGTACCAGAAAACAAGTGTTTCACTCCCCATCGCATGAGTCGTCAACCAAAGATATTAACAATTAGAAGGGTAAACAGCTGAGTATCTAACAGTTATTCACTGTAAAGTCATACATACTGTTACGTACAAACCTTTCCCAccgtttctttgaaaatttgtctCCGTGCAACACACGACATTTTATCTCCCCTTCGACGATTTCTAAGCCGCTGCCAGAAATTTCCCATAAACAGAGGGTCCCCTGCATTAGATACTAGGGTATCGTTTTCACAGGGTTGATGGAAAAAGTACAATAAACTGTTCCGCCACACTTTCCGTTAAACGCGTAGAATTCTGaatgtctcgaaatcgaggCCATCTTTGCACCTTCCGTCTCAAACGCGAGACTATCTCTACACCTACGGTCTCgaactcgaagccatttctaCACTTACAGTTTCGAAATCGAGGCTATGTTTGCACCTGTCGTCTCGAAATCAAGGCAATCTCTACATCTACtatctcgaaatcgaagccatCTCAACACCTACGCGTCGAAGTCGAGGCCATCTCTGCGCTTTTCGTCTCAAACGCGAGACTAATCTCTGCGCTTTCCGTCTCAAACGCGAGACTAATCTCTGCACTTTCCGTCTCAAACGCGAGACTAATCTCTGTACATTCTGTCTCAAACGCGAGGCCGCTGGCGTGTAGAGATGTCTGCACTTATTGTCCCTCAAATTACACAATACCATATGTAGCATTGTCTTTAATACTTCctttataattacgaatcaaattttttaatgtttatttcgtaaataaattaacatacttgattcgtataatgaataaatacggtGTAAAGTATGTCGTGTttgttatcattttatttggaaaaaactgaccaatatattaaacaaattttcatgtataaaaaattggaaataaaaaagttaagtCATCATTTTTATGCTAGCGTTGCAATGTATTCATAGTAATCTACACCGGCATGCGACGGCTGCCTTTCCAGGTAGTTTTGTTCGCCCCGAGTCTCGTTCTATCGCTCTCTTTTATGAAATGTCTCCAACGATAATGGCGAGCCGCGAGGATCGAATGACCGTGCCTTCGTATTCACATCGTGACGATTTTCGATTCCTACTTTGAGACATTCATCGAACTGTATTATGATTCGAATGTCCCTTGCGTTCGAGACATTTGTGCGGTGTATACCTGCGTATGGTCTATGGGCTACATCGTATGTTCCCATGTTACACGTCCTTGTTGTCCAGGATAGACTATCGAAGTGTAAACACGTGCCTATTGCCtctaaagaatatattatataagtaaGTAAGGTATATTTTCACAACACAGATAGATTATTTAACCAATTCCCCAACAgtaattttctagaaattggaatttgagtaaataacttatttattttaaatctgatTAGAAATCTTTATTTGTGTGTTTATggtttctataaatattaatatttctgttaatgATACTGTGAAATgtgaaatgtttcaaaaaggattaaattaataaattaatgataaactTGTTATACGGAATAAATTGAGCGGGACAAACTGCTTTTGAGCTGCATTCCAGTGTAGAACGAAATGTGTGTGAACAAACTGTGCATTGACTTTAAGGttaattcttattaatctAAAACTGTCATATTTCTTAACTAACGATTATTAACCTTATATATGATCTTATATATAAGCTGATGAATGTGATAAAGAGTTCGATATAATTGATTGATTTGCTTAATTTTGAATTCCATATTCAGTTTTTGTTCCAGGCTCTCATTGCCTGCAGGTTTAAAAGTActttaagattatttttagattcgaTGTGttggaattatataaatgagatattcaactataatttcaatttggtTCGGTATTCTGTTTAGCAAAGAAAACGAGTGTACTTGTAGAAGTTAGGTACACTGACCATACTGCACGgctttaaatgtattaaaaaagctgatattttaagtaactttttcttagtttccaagatatttgcataaaactATCGCTACTACTGTGTCAAGTTTCGCTTACATGCTATGTCGAGAAGTATTTATACGCGTGTTTATGTTACTCCGATCATAGATGTCACTCCGATCATTACGTTTTGAATTCTCAAGAGTTAATTTTACCGCTTGCCAGAGCTGAACAGAATTCCAAGATCTGTGCCATGTTATATGGTAATGCTCAGATTAtgcgaacaaaataaaactaaaactattaaagtaaaactattaacacgttcaaccCGGCGTGTACCATCGGTGGTACACAgacattgcattttatttgtacatatattcGCTTTTATTCGAtctttttttaacttttttttctattttctttcatctttTTCAGCTACTTAAGACAATTCGAAGATGGTTCAATTTTTGATACATGAGAATGAAGGCGATTTTAATACTAAAGACAAGAATAGCATAATAGTGTTGCATATGGCTGCTAGAAGTGGTAATTTGAAGATGGTTAAATATCTCGTGGATGAAAGACGGGTCAATTTTGAAATCAAAAATCCTGACGGCATGACAGTTTTGCACTCGGCTGCAAACTTTGGTAACTTGGAAATagttaaatttttgataaacgAAAAACAGGCCAATTTGAATACTGTAGACAATTCTGGAATGACGGTTTTACACGTGGCTGTTGCCTCTGGCAACTTGAAGATGGttaaatttctgataaatgaaaaaaaggtCGACTATAATACTAGAAATGGGAATGGCATAACAGTTTTGCATGTGGCTGCAAGAAATGGTAACTTGAAGATGCTCAAATTTCTGCTGGATAAAAAGGAGGTCGATTTGGAAGCTAGAGATAATGATGGCATGACAGTTTTGCATACAGCTGTTAACTGTGGCCACTTGGAGATAGTTAAATTTCTGGTGGATGTAAAACAAGTCAATGTTGATGTTAGGAACATTGATGGCATGACAGTTTTGCACACGGCTGCTCTCTATGGTTATTTCGACATACttaaatttctgataaataatGGAGAGATCGATTTGGCTACTAGAGACGATAATGGCATGACAATTTTGCACGCGGCTGCTACGTCTGGCAACTTGAAGATAGTTAAATTTctgatatttgaaaaagagGTCAATTTTGAAGCTAGAGACGATGATGACATGTCAGTTTTGCATATAGCTGCTACTACTTTTCGGTGGAATATAgttaaatttctgttaaatGCAAGGTTGGCCGATTGTAATTCTCAAGGTGATAATGGCAAAACAGTTTTGCACACGGCTGCCGCCTTCGGTAACTTGGAGATGGttaaatttctgataaatGACAAAGGGgctgattttaatattagagaCGACGATGGCACGACAGTTTTGCACATGGCTGCTGTTTCTGGTAATGTGGAGATAATGAAATTTctgataaatgaaaaaaatgctgatattaatgttaaagAGAATTTTGGCTTGACAATCTTGCACTCGGCTGCGTCCTTCGGTAATTTGGACGCGGTTAAATATCTGGTGGATGAAAAAGACATCGACATTGAAATTGCAACCGAAGATGGCATGACAGTTTTGCATACGGCTGCCACCAGTGATAGCTTGGAGATAGTTGAATTTctgataaatgaaaaaaaggcCGATTTTAATGTTAGAGACAAAAATGACTCGACAATTTTGCACACTGCTGCCAGCTTTGGTAACTTAGATACAATTCAATTTCTGTtggataaaattgatttcgatctTGAAGCTAAAAACAATGAAGGCATGACAGTTTTGCACACGGCTGCTACCTCTGGTAACATGGAGATACTtaaatttctcataaatgaaaaaaaggcCAATTTTAATGCTAGAGACAATAATGGAATGACAGTTTTGCACGCAGCTGCTACCACTGGTTACTTGGCAATGTTTAAATTTCTAGTGGATGAAAAAGGGGCTGATTTTGAAGCTAAAGACTATGATGGCATGACAGTATTGCACACGGCTGCTAACTCTAATCAGTGGGATATAGTTACATTTTTGGTAAATGAAAAGAAGGTCGATTTAAATGTCAAAAACAATATTGGCGCGACAGTTTTGCACATGGCTGCTAACTTTGGTTCCTTGAACGCGATTAAATGTCTGTTGCATGAAAGGGTGTTCGATTTGGAGACTAAAGACAATAATGGCAGAACAGTTTTGTACATGGCAGCACCCACTGGTAATTTGGAGTTGGTAAAATATCTGATAAATGAGAA contains:
- the LOC144475835 gene encoding uncharacterized protein LOC144475835; its protein translation is MVQFLIHENEGDFNTKDKNSIIVLHMAARSGNLKMVKYLVDERRVNFEIKNPDGMTVLHSAANFGNLEIVKFLINEKQANLNTVDNSGMTVLHVAVASGNLKMVKFLINEKKVDYNTRNGNGITVLHVAARNGNLKMLKFLLDKKEVDLEARDNDGMTVLHTAVNCGHLEIVKFLVDVKQVNVDVRNIDGMTVLHTAALYGYFDILKFLINNGEIDLATRDDNGMTILHAAATSGNLKIVKFLIFEKEVNFEARDDDDMSVLHIAATTFRWNIVKFLLNARLADCNSQGDNGKTVLHTAAAFGNLEMVKFLINDKGADFNIRDDDGTTVLHMAAVSGNVEIMKFLINEKNADINVKENFGLTILHSAASFGNLDAVKYLVDEKDIDIEIATEDGMTVLHTAATSDSLEIVEFLINEKKADFNVRDKNDSTILHTAASFGNLDTIQFLLDKIDFDLEAKNNEGMTVLHTAATSGNMEILKFLINEKKANFNARDNNGMTVLHAAATTGYLAMFKFLVDEKGADFEAKDYDGMTVLHTAANSNQWDIVTFLVNEKKVDLNVKNNIGATVLHMAANFGSLNAIKCLLHERVFDLETKDNNGRTVLYMAAPTGNLELVKYLINEKKADFNAKENNGITILHAAATSGNLDMIKFLADEKGVDCNVTDKNGLTILHTAAGCGNLKLIKYLLDEKNVDLNTRDKDGFTILHMATALNDNVEVIKYLVNEKNANLNARNNSGMTVLHVAANSGSLETVKFLIKEKKADFNARDNKGRTVLYMATFSRSLDIVKFLINETKVNLNAKDNNGKTVLHLADVYGCRDMFEFLQNRKTVAPRKKR